From the genome of Deltaproteobacteria bacterium:
GACGCTCCGCCCGGGAGCGACCGTGGCCTCCCTGTTCCATGCCCTCTTCCCCTGCGGCTCCGTCACGGGGGCGCCCAAATACTCCGCCATGCAGGCCCTGCGGGGCCTGGAACCTTCGCCGAGAGGCGTCTACACGGGCGCGATCGGGATCCTGTTGCCGGGCGGGGACATGACCTTTTCCGTGGCCATCCGGACGGTGACCCTGCGGAACGGCTTGGCCGAGGCGGGCGCGGGCGGCGGAATCGTTTGGGACTCCGACCCCCGTGAGGAGTTCCGGGAGGCGTGTCTCAAGGGGCGGTACCTGTCGGAGCCGCCCGTCTCTTTCCAACTGATCGAGACGTTCCTCTGGTCTCCCGGGACGGGATTCCGGTTTCTCCCAGAGCATCTCCGGCGGCTCGCCTCTTCCGCACGATACTTCGGCTTCCGCTTCCGCGAGGAGAACGTCCGGTCGGCCCTGCATTCTGCTCTCCGCAATGAGAAGGCGGCGGGCCCGCGCAGGATCCGGCTGCTCCTCGCGCGGAGCGGCGAGGTGAACGTTGAGATCTCCCCGCTCACCACGATCCTGAAAGAGACGGGTCCGGCCCGCGTAACGCTTTCGATGGTCGCCGTCTCGTCCCGGGATCCGTTTGTGCGACACAAGACCACGCACAGGGGGTGGCGCGACGAGGAGTTGCGCAAGGCGAGGAACGACGGATTCGACGAGGTGATCTTCCTGAACGAGCGCGGGGAGGTCGCCGAGGGTGCGATCACGAACCTCTTCGTCGAGGCGGACGGCCGTCTCCTGACGCCACCGGCGTCATGTGGATTGCTGGAAGGGATCCGGCGTCGCCGCGTACTGGCCGACCGGTCCCTGCGGGCGTCCGAACGGGTCCTTTCCCCGGAGGATCTCATGACGTGCCGGCGGATCCTGCTCACCAACTCCGTCCGGGGGATCGTGCCCGCGGTGCTGCCTATTTCACCCGCGGGACGACCTGGACCTTGAGAAGGAGATCCTGAAGGGAGAGAGATTGAGGAAGTCGGAAGGGGATATCTACCGGCGTGGCGGGGATGTCCTGATCGATCCGGATGGAATCGTCTCCCTGCATCATATCGGCGTCGGCCCGTCGGATCGTCCACCGGTCGAGTCGATACTGAAACGGATCCCTTCGGCAGAGCGGTAACGTTCCCCGGGAATCAAGGTCGGCAATGTCCTGCACGCGCCTGCGATGTTCCATTCCCCGTGACGATCAACGCGCGAGCGCGCTCGAACACCTGCTCCGGAAACGGGCACGATTTTCTCCGCACGGTATCCAGGTGCACCCCGGTCATCTCCGCGGTCGCAGCGATCTCATCCGTCTCGTCGTTGCGCATCTCGTGGAAAAACCGGATGGCCTTCTCCTTCACCTCCAGGACTCCGGACCGTATCGATACGATATCCCCCGCGCGCAACTCGCGCTTGTACGTGATGTTCTGCTGGACGGCGGCCATGCCGCGACCCTGTTCCCGCAGGAAGGACGGGGTCAGGCCGAACGTTGAGAAGAACTGCCAGGTGGCCTCGTCGAACTTCCCGACGTACCACATCACGTTCATATGGCCCATGTGGTCGCACTGCCAGGGGTAGACAACGCCGCGATACGTGATCGGAAGATCCAACATTCCTGCACCTCCATGGGTATTATTTTCCGGAAAATCGTTTGCCCGGGTACCGCGCGATGCTTATCAACGGGATTTCCCGGAAAATTTCTGCAGTCTCTCCGCGACTTCGCGGAAATCCCCGACGCTCGAGTACCCGTTGACGGTTTCCAGCCTCAGCGCATCGTTCAATTCATCGTCCAGTGCGTTGAGCCCCTCCGGCCTGTTCAATGTGATGTACCCGATACGATTCCGCTTTTCGTAACCGAC
Proteins encoded in this window:
- a CDS encoding acyl-CoA thioesterase; its protein translation is MDLPITYRGVVYPWQCDHMGHMNVMWYVGKFDEATWQFFSTFGLTPSFLREQGRGMAAVQQNITYKRELRAGDIVSIRSGVLEVKEKAIRFFHEMRNDETDEIAATAEMTGVHLDTVRRKSCPFPEQVFERARALIVTGNGTSQARAGHCRP
- the pabB gene encoding aminodeoxychorismate synthase component I — encoded protein: MGGFAVAGYVSYEAGFALDAAFSPADAPAGDFPLAWFGIYPGFLRFDHLLRRWESSGSVDWPEEERGDPLPPYGDPIDPRFSFTETEYGVKVEEIRRAIAAGRYYQANLTGKFSFPFPGDPFSLYARLRAIQQVKYGAFLRTDAGCILSQSPELFFRVRGRNIEVQPMKGTAARGRTEAEDRRAAAALKADPKNRAENVMIVDLMRNDLGKVCEVGSVHVSRLFEVHRLRTVLQMVSTVSGTLRPGATVASLFHALFPCGSVTGAPKYSAMQALRGLEPSPRGVYTGAIGILLPGGDMTFSVAIRTVTLRNGLAEAGAGGGIVWDSDPREEFREACLKGRYLSEPPVSFQLIETFLWSPGTGFRFLPEHLRRLASSARYFGFRFREENVRSALHSALRNEKAAGPRRIRLLLARSGEVNVEISPLTTILKETGPARVTLSMVAVSSRDPFVRHKTTHRGWRDEELRKARNDGFDEVIFLNERGEVAEGAITNLFVEADGRLLTPPASCGLLEGIRRRRVLADRSLRASERVLSPEDLMTCRRILLTNSVRGIVPAVLPISPAGRPGP